In Procambarus clarkii isolate CNS0578487 chromosome 13, FALCON_Pclarkii_2.0, whole genome shotgun sequence, the genomic stretch CACAGAGACCTCAGACAGGACGATGGCCACAGAGACCACAAGCAGGACGGTGGCCACAGAGACCACAGACAGGACGGTGACCACAGAGACTACAGACAGGACGGGGGCCACAGAGACCACAGACAGGACGGTGGCCACAGAGACCTCAGACAGGACGAAGGCCACAGAGACTACAGACAGGACGGGGGCcacaaagaccacaagcaggacgGTGGCCACAGAGACTACAGACAGGACGGGGGCCACAAAGACCACAGACACGAGGCTGGCCACAGAGACCACAGACACgaggcttatcttgaggttatcttgagatgatttcgggtttttttttagtgtccccgcggcccggtcctcgaccaggcctccacccccaggaagcagcccgtgacagctgactaacacccaggtacctatttactgctaggtaacaggggcattcagggtgaaagaaactttgcccatttgtttctgcctcgtgcgggaatcgaacccgcgccacagaatttcgagtcctgcgcgctatccaccaggctacgaggccctcgtAGAGGGCCTCGTAGGCTGGCCACAGAGACCACAGACACGAGGCTGGCCACAGAGACCACATACACGAGGCTGTCCCATAGACACGAGGCTGTCCCACAGACACGAGGCTGTCCCACAGACACGAGGCTGGCCCACAGACACGAGGCTGTCCCACAGACACGAGGCTGGCCCACAGACACGAGGCTGTCCCACAGACACGAGGCTGGCCCACAGACACGAGGCTGGCCCACAGAGATCACAGACACGAGGCTGGCCCTCAGACACGAGGCTGGCCACAGAGACCTCAGACACGAGGGTGGCCACAGAGACCACAGACACGAGGCTGGCCACAGAGACCTCAGACACGAGGGTGGCCACAGAGACCACAGACACGAGGCTGGCCCACAGACACGAGGCTGTCCCACAGACACGAAGCTGGCCCTCAGAcacaaggctggccacagacacgAGGCTGGCCACAGAGACCTCAGACACGAGGCTGGCCACAGAGACCACAGACACGAGGGTGGCCACAGAGACCACAGACACGAGGCTGTCCCACAGACACGAGACTGGCCCACAGAGACCACAGACAGGACGGTGGCCACAGAgaaggccagccagccagccagccagccagccccctaCCAGTCAGCTGGGTAAGGTAAACAGACTAGCCCCACGCACCGGTCCCAGCTTCCTCCTCCATGTTTGCTGGACAAATGCTCCCATCCGTTGGAAATATTTCACCGGGCAAAAACATGGCGGGGAACCATTGTTTGGGGAAGAAAGTGGAAATAGTTTGTAAAAGGGTTCTCACCGGGTTTTTTCCCCCCTACCCTTCTTCTCGCGTTTTCCTTGAGACATTGAGACATGTTATCTTCCTGAAGGGAAGAATAGTGGAATATAATGCTTGAGGAAgataggggggaaggggggaatagtGTGAAAGAAGGATGATGGAGAGGCAAAGAAGGGATGAAGAATGGGAAAAATAAGGAGGAGAGAAAGATAGAAGTGaaagaagagagtgagagagattaCTCCTTTGCCATCTATCCACACCTCACTCCCAGCATCCACAGGAGATTACTCCCAGCATCCACAGATAAATCCCAGTATCCACAGATAAATCCCAGCATCCACAGATAAATCCCAGTATCCACAGATAAATCCCAGCATCCACAGATAAATCCCAGCATCCACAGATAAATCCCAGCATCCACAGATAAATCCCAGCATCCACAGATAAATCCCAGCATCCACAGATAAATCCCAGCATCCACAGGTAAATCCCAGCATCCACAGATAAATCCCAGCATCCACAGGTAAATCCCAGCATCCACAGGAGGTGAGAACACCGTATACACAACACATGTTTTGATTATACAAAATCTTTACTGCATTTCgccccctcatatatatatattttctgtggtCCTGTGGCGGCTTTTTACATTCGGAGAGTTTGGATGAGGTCAGTAGAGCAATTAAGGAAAGGGGGAGGAGGCGGTGGGAAGGGGAAGGCGACTGGGAAAGGAAACATTGAACTGGAATAGGAGAAAGAAGCATAGGGAGAGAGGAGTGCTGAATGGGTCTGATTAGCATAGACTTCAGCATGAATGAAGTGAAATCAGTGCCTTCAATACCTGATGAAGAAATCAGagtgagtgcctcagggctctgtcctgggacctttccTGTTTACTAATAATAATTTGTggtaaattttattttttttagacTACAGGGGTGAAACTCAGCATTATTGTTTGTGGATGGAACTAATGCAGAGGGTAATAATAAGACCATTGTTTAaacatgttgcacgaagagccccctacacacacacacacacacacacacacacacacacacacacacacacacacacacacacacacacacacacacacacagaagagttaggggggacatgatccccACATTCAAGatactcaagggaatcgacagggttgataaagacaggctgtttaacacaaggggaacacgcacaaggggacacaggtggaaactgagcgcccaaatgagccacagagatattagaaagaacttttttagtgtcagagtggttgacaaatggaatgcgttagggggtgatgtggtggaggctgactccatacacagtttcaagtgtagatatgatagagcccaataggctcaggaacctgtacacctgttgattgacagttgagaggcgggaccaaagagccagagctcaacccccgcaagcacaaataggtgagtacacacacacacacacacacacacacacacacacacacacacacacacacacacacacacacacacacacacacacacacactcgcacactcaCAATTTGGACTGAACACTAGCAGTTGAGTGTTGACAAATACACTAAAGATGGCTTTTCTAAACCTTTACATCTGTGTAATGTGATAGTGAACGGGAAACAGGATTAGCAAGgattaaaaaaaacaaataaaacagatTTAAAAAAATCTGTATATAACCAGTATGATACAAAAACAAAATGTTGCTTaagaaacaaaacaagaaaatactTTTCTGTTGCCCACTTGAGGTCCTATTTCAAGTGTACagtgaagtgagagagagagagtgagagagagagagagagagagagagagagagagagagagagagagagagagagagaggaggtataACTACTTAATCTAGTAGTCTTAATCTTACAGAGCGGTGATCTCACGTCTTGCttggtcggtgttcgatccccgatggtccaaaagGGTTCGACTTTCAAGTCATTAGAGTGAGACGAAGGAAACTAGGTTTACTCTCTTGGAAGGTGTAGAGTAGGAGAGGCGACCTGCTTGGAGTACACACGTAGATGAAAGGCTTTAACAAGGGGAGGTATACATATAGAGGTAAACCTCTAGATACGCATCCAGGTgtgtatatgtagagtttaccttAGTCCTGGACAATGTTCGAGGGTATACAGCATATTTAGTGGTTGGTCAGTTATTGTGGTGGCTTTAATAACCCTAGGtattaaccctccagaagttgatagacctaatgaccctccagaggttgattggccttaataacccttcagaggttgataaacctcaataaccctccagaggatgatagatcttaataacccatcagaggttgataggactcaataaccctccagaggatgatagatcttaataacccatcagaggttgataggactcaataaccctccagaggttgatagaccttaataaccctccagaggttgatagaccttaataacccaccagaggttgatagaccttaataacccttcagaggttgatagaccttaataaccctccagaggttcataggccttaataacccttcagaggttgatagatcactcttgagatctctctctctctctctctctctccccccccccccccccccctctctctctctctctctctctctctctctctctctctctctctctctctctctctctctctctctctctctctctctcttctctctctctctctctctctctctctctctctctcccctctctctctctctctctctctctctctctctctctctctctctctctctctctctctctctctctctctctctctctctctctctctctctctctccatacacACTCCCTACTACCTACCTAACCCCCCCCTCTACCTaccccccctcttctctctaccccccccctaCTTCAtctctctgccctctctctccccctctcaccttcTCAGCCAGAGGCTCAAGAAGAGTCTAGCAGATCTAATTAAAACTTGGAGCGGAGAATCGGTGGTTTCAATCAGATGGTACGAGGGAAGCTTCGCCTGTTTCATTAACTTAGCTCACACAAGTTAGAGCCAGAGTCAGTCagcccgtgggggggggggtgaggggatagggagggagggagggtagaaggAAGGTTCTTTTTCTTCGTTTTTTCTTTCTtgtgtattctctctctctctcgctctctctctctgtctctcgctctgctGGACACACTTCTCCAACTTAGATTGCTTCAATCTGGTGTTTCAGATTCATCAATCTAAAGGTTAGGATTGAAAGTGGTTGGTGACTGTAGGTGAGCTTTATATAGGTGACCTCTATATTGGTGACCTTTATATTGGTGAGCTTTATATAGGTGACCTCTATATTGGTGACCTCTATATTGGTGACCTTTATATTGGTGAGCTTTATATAGGTGAGCTCTATATAGGTGACCTTTATATTGGTGAGCTTTATATAGGTGACCTCTATATAGGTGACCTTTATATTGGTGAGCTTTATATAGGTGAGCTCTATATAGGTGACCTTTATATTGGTGAGCTTTATATAGGTGACCTCTATATAGGTGACCTTTATATTGGTGAGCTTTATATAGGTGACCTCTATATAGGTGACCTTTATATTGGTGAGCTTTATATAGGTGACCTCTATATAGGTGACCTTTATATTGGTGAGCTTTATATAGGTGACCTCTATATAGGTGACCTTTATATAGGTGAGCTTTATATAGGTGAGCTCTATATAGGTGAGCTCTATATAGGTGAGCTCTATATAGGTGAGCTCTATATAGGTGAGCTCTATATAGGTGAGCTCTATATAGGTGAGCTCTATATAGGTGAGCTCTATATAGCACTAACACGCCTTCTTCACACTTCGATATAGATTGTTATTTTTTGCTTTTTGTCCGCTGTTAACTTGGTGTTAATTATTGACCTCAGCTTTGTAAATAATGACCATCTTTATATTTAATTAAAATTTAACTATTTTTTTAATCtaattttcatttaatttcaatttaatttttatttgattctaaattaattttcatttatatttaatttcaaacaaattatataattttaaatttaatttaaattatatTTGTTATAGTTTAATTTAAatgtaatttatttttatttaaatatttttaatcGCAAATGTTAAGTACGAGTACGTCCAAGGCTTTTTGAGCTTCTCAAAAGCTAATTGAAACTTCTGAGAGCTTAGTCAAGCAGTTATAATCTTTAATAAGCTTTGTAGATAGTCGTAAAGCACCTGGTGTGCTGCCTTATATATAGACAACTTTCAGCTTTATAAAGAAAATCACATAGACAACTTTCAGCTTTATAAAGAAAATTAGTTAATTTTTCATTTTTAGCAATCTTCTGAAGCCTCGTAATATATTATGAAGCCTTgtgatcaacccgtcctcgactcaagtccattccatccagcgctcgaccccacagacgcattcatcaatttttacatgctgttcatgcaAAAcctggaattttctcaaatataaattaatattataatatattagcataatgTACATGTATaggcacaggttaggttaggttaggttaggttaggttaggttaggttaggtgtttaggttctgttggcgattatttgaatttgtagtacgtgggtgaagcatttatgctTGTTCGAACAAAATTTGAACAAAACAaacttgtggttcgaacaaaagttcgAACAAAACAaacttgtggttcgaacaaaattcgacagtgaagcacttgttccgcaagtgttcgaacgaaatcagttgtgagtcgtgtgtaaaccgtttttcacctataaacagctggggtttggcgggtgcatggaatcacttttgagtctttgtttggaggacgggctgttagtGATATAATATGAAGCCTCATGCTTTATTCTGAAGCTTCACAAATTCTTAAAAAAGAAAACGTAACATTCTAGAACCTTCCTTAACTCCATAACACATATTTTTTTTCTAAATCTCTAATAACCTTTTTGAAAACTATGGAAACTCCAGCCCTGGAATACAGAAAACGTTCTCTAGACCCTTACTGAAATTTCAGGAACCcatccaccccaccccccacttaAAGCTCTCGCTAAACCGTGCTGAAATCACATGAACCTCTGCTGAAGCCTGGTGAAGCCCCTGTTAGGCCTGCGTAGATCCGTGTGAGCCGCTTCGACGCTTCGGAACACACAGGCGGGCCCAAGCTTTATCGGTGATCGCTGACAAATAGGCATTTCTCACTGACTAGCTCGCTAACTCCTGgttcatgtctctctctctctctctctctctctctctctctctctctctctctctctctttctttctctctctctctctctctctctctctctctctccacctaatAAACTGCAACAAAAGCAGCTGTCATGAAACAAAAGCAAATACATCTCATTGttgctattattattatacttGACCCTTTTATTACTAATATTAACATTAGTTAACATCAGAATGTTAATGACAACGATATTAACCAAAAGGTAATGACATAAGTTATTTAGATTAATTACTCCcagtcgatgttttcagtaaataAGATCAGCGTGATATTCATTTTCTTGCTTGTATttgtttatgtaataaattataaTTGAGAATTCATTCTGTAGCAGCGTATAGAGAGCTGGTTGGTTGATCTCGTCCTGTGACAGCGTAGACCTCAACATGATGGTTGATCATGGCTGGTTGATCAACAACACTGTACCGTCGTTCTGACAGGTGTGTGTACCGTGCACCTGGAAGGCACGGTACCGTGTTACAGTGCACCGTTACGCTTCAAGTTACACTCAAACAGCAGTTGCTTGAATGTAAACAAGTTACAGCTGATCCACACCTGTGTATGGGCTGTAATACAGTCCAAGatatgtatgtaaacaatgtatgtAAATAATGGCTCCTGCTCCTGCCTACTTGTTGAGACAGCCCCCTCCGTGCGCTCCTATGCCGGGTTTAGTCCActatacgggctcgccatagcccgtgctactttggaacttttttttttattccgagtagctgagtcttacacaacagcaacaatagcCTGCTTGATCCACTCTCGATGTGGTTTACCTGTttggttcaccccccccccttctgtttGTTCTGTTTGCTGACACCCTCTTCATTCACTGGTTTACTGCATGTGTCTCGTTCATTCGTTCAATAAATCTGACCCACATGCTTTTGTTGATTAGATCTGCCGCGTTCACCTGTCCACCGCGCCTGTCCGCGTTCACCTGTCCGCGTTCAGTTGTTCACATCACCTGTCCGCGTTCAGTTGTTCACTTCGTGCAATGTGTTCATCGGCACGCCTGTCGGCACTCGGCTAGTCCGCTCGTGTAGGTTGTAACAACACTAGCGGCTGACCtaaattggtggtggtgggggggggggtgtagagggggggggtaggggggggggggagtgtgaccCC encodes the following:
- the LOC138364377 gene encoding uncharacterized protein gives rise to the protein MGLISIDFSMNEVKSVPSIPDEEIRIHQSKGDLYIGDLYIGDLYIGELYIGELYIGDLYIGELYIGDLYIGDLYIGELYIGELYIGDLYIGELYIGDLYIGDLYIGELYIGDLYIGDLYIGELYIGDLYIGDLYIGELYIGDLYIGDLYIV